In Tachysurus vachellii isolate PV-2020 chromosome 24, HZAU_Pvac_v1, whole genome shotgun sequence, the sequence CAATCTCTACATGTGGACAGAGATGACAtgcaagaaaaagaagagaccAGAATTAACCCAAAGGCCAGAGATGATCATGCTGAAATGTTTAAAGATACAATGCTAGAGCACATACAAGAAACATGCTTTAGTAGTGAGATACAATTACAGGCTACTGAAGAGCCTGAAAGTTTGGAGCCTCCAGCAAAGAAAAGGTTAAGAAAAAGAATGGGTATGTGTGGTCTAggagacaggaagaggaagttcCCATTTGACGGACAGCACTGTAGGCAGGGTCTTGCAGGAAAACAGATGGAAGAACAAGCTTTTAAAGGAAATGAAGTGGTACAACACCTGTATAACACTGAGTTTGAGAGTGATGGTAACACACCAATGTACCATGAGAGAACTAGTGGAACAGCATGTAAAGAAGAAGATGCAGAGGTCTTGAAAGCCAAGGAGAACAATGGTGCCGCAGTGATGGATGATGATAGAACAACAAGAgaatcagaaaaagaaaatggataTGCACTGAGACACAACATGAGTAAGTGTACTGCATTAATGAATGATAAAGAAACACAAGATGAATCCCCCAAAGAAAATACAGATGTTCTGAAAACAGGCATCTTGGAGGAAATCCAAGGAAACATAGTCATGGATGACAAAGGAACTGCTGAACAAGTGAATTTTTTCAATAAGCTTAACTTATTAGAAGAGATATCAACAAACACATGGATGGAACAAACACTACCAAGTCCCACCAGTGGGAAAAACGTCCAAGATGAACTATCAGCATCAACTGCTCCCAATGACCATAAAATGGAAACTGCTACCTGTGAGGAAGAACCAAACCTCCCTGCAACAGAGATGACCAACAGTGGACAAGATATGGTATTCAACATGCAACACGAAGTTCTGTCTGAGAAACAAAATCATCTTGGTGATGATAAAGTGGATGAGGACCTCTATGTGATTGCAGCAGAAGTTGAAGTTGCACAGGAAGTGAGCTCTAGCTCAATTTGTGCTAGAGTAGAAGTGTCTGAAGGTTGTACCATAGTCAATAAAGAAGTCAAAATGGTTCCATCTGGTTTGGAAGAATGTGAAATggatattaaagaaaaacatccacCCGATTTGGCTGCCATTGAGAAACATGATCCAAATAGACCTGACCTAGGATTGAAACCCTTATTTGTGGACATCATGGATACTCTGCAGTTTGCTTCCACTTATGAAACACATAATGCAAAAACTCGTGGTGAAAATGAAGAGAGTACTGATCATACTGGAGGAGATGCTGAGGATGCTAAGGACATCAGTGAACCTCTAGCACCACCTGCTGGCCAGGAGATCCGCATGCATGTAAGTGAGGGTAAATCGTGTTACTAAGCAGAACGTATTGAACCTAGATTTGTAACACATTTAGATCCATATATAGTGCATAAAGTTGTAGCATAAAAATAATTGCTTGCATATAAGCtattatgtttatattcaaCTGGCTATGAAGAttacttgtttttctttccacaattccttctgtcagtgttttttagACCAGGTTACATGTGACACTTCTGTGACCCCTACTGTTGCCAAGCAGCAGGTCTGTAACCCCACCCTGACCTCTGCTGCTAGTGAGCTGCCTCAGGAGGCTGACTTGTCTGTTCCACCTTTCCTTTACTTCATGACAGTCTCCCAAATCCATAAAATTGCATTAAGGTGACTGCAATGACTTGCATCATGGTAGACACTAACAGATCTGAACACTAACAGTGTAACTGCTGAATAATATGAACTTTGGCCATCGTTTTGAACAATACAGCTATATTGTAAAATGTACCAGTTTAGAAAAAAGGGGATTAGATCAAATTTGGAAGacaataattacttaattaatcaTGCATGGCAACAACACTTGTATCATAGTAagtcagtggtcttcactatttttttcatgtgagccacactgataggacaaagtcaataggagagccactttcactgcaaagtatgccaagtcacattgctttgttgctgttcattttgtgcgcggaattgtttgataagaaatcaatccattttttagtccatgtgtgtacagtaaacacaaggtgttaactagcatgaaacacaaactagcttctggcatgCATGTAAGTGAGGGTAAATCGTGTTACTAAACAGAACGTATTGAACCTAGATTTGTAACAcatttcaagtcaagaagcttttattgtcatttcaaccatatatagctgttgcagtacatagtgaaatgagacaacgtttctccaggatcaaggtgctacatagaaacaaagacagggctaaagacttgtaagtagtcttagccacataaagtgcaactgtgcaacctggtgcaaacagtgcaggacaagacaaacaagacagacaagacagtgcaggacaaaagacagtgcaggacaaaagacagtgcaggaccagacagtgcaggacaagacagtgcaggacaatgacagtgcagatacaagttacaagacaatacaaaaagtacaaaaaatgcagtacacaaaagacaataaatagtaaacagtcacagaaacagcgccgaccgaccagtgttaatactgtatgtgttaatatagtatgtgcgaaatggctgagatattgtacagcatgtgcaaaaacggctgaaatgttgggacagtttgtgcaaaaaacagcagacaaggtgtgcaaaacagcatgtaaacagtttgctggattgtaagcagcatgtaaacagtatgttgtgtcagtgtgtgtgttttgtgagggtctatgcagtccatacagatgatgtgtgtgtatgttgtgctcagtacagtacatttcagttgttgagaagtctgatggcttgtgggaagaaactgttacacagtctggtcgtgagggcccgaatgcttcggtacctttttccagatggcaggagggtgaagagtgtgtgtgaggggtgtgtggggtcatccacaatgctgttggctttgcggatgcagcgtgtggtgtaagtgtctgtgatagagggaagagagacaccaatgatcttctccgctgtcctcacaatccgctgaagggtcttgcgttctgagatggtgATATTTAGATACATATATAGTGCATAAAGTTGTAGCATAAAAATAATTGCTTGCATATaatgtattatgtttatattcaaCTGGCTATGAAGATTACTTCTggcaaactagcttctggcaggccaccaaaaactggctattgcgcagaacgcagtgagtcagtgacgagtcaaataatatatataaatatatattattatttgtaatagagcacattcgtttttctatgcttccctgattgtttttaatgttatttaaatgaaaaataaattttaagcacatgatcatatcatcgtattatttactgcttggcgagccgcaggagccacgcaatgagtaacactgtagTAAGTGAATGGTATGTACTTCATTTGTATACTTCATATGTAAGATATTGTTAAACAGATCATCTTTAAAGAGGTTACACATCTCCTAACAGTGTTACTGTGCAGTACAGACCTTATCATACATACATTTCAACTTTTTGTGCCCTCTTTTTATAACTCTTGATCTTAGCATGGAGCTGGAGGACCAGCTTAACCCAGAAGACTATGATCAACAGGAGGATGCCACAGAGCTTGTGCGTGGCCTCATCAGAGAACTCTCCTCTCTGAAGTACGAGTGGTAAATCACAGAAACGCAGCATTAGCTGTGTTTCCATACATGTCTCAATATTACCAATATCTCGGTATTTACATTAAAAGAAAACCTGTTTCCTCTTGAGACCTAAGGTGCGACTCAACATGACTCAACAGATTTGGTAAATTGTGATGGAGATGAAGACTGTGTGTCTTTAACTCACAGTCTTTTGAAGTATTTACAACAGAACATGAGTAGAAATGTacaccatatactgtatttgtaaaGTTTTGAGATGGAAACaccattcacattcacatgcaAGGGTTATACAACAACTCTGCGGggaaaataatgttttagaaaGATTTGAGTGATAAAAGTAATTTTAGTCTTGTTTTATAATCGTTGACAAacactcatgttttctttctcatcACATGAACGTTCAGTCGTACCGTGATGGTGGCACACCGCGAGATGGAACTCTTGCGCCGTGGAAAACCTCCAAAGGCTCCAAATCGTCGCCTTTGTGCCCTTCCCCATACTGAGAAATAACCTCATGAGCACTTCTTGATGACAGATGGGATGAAATTAGAACTTATCAGTAAGGGCCATTAGTGCTTATTTGGATTTTGTGTTCGAGACTGACTCTGTCTGGGTTAATATCTTGAGTTGTACAAGTTTACTTGTTCGTCCCTGCAGTTTGattactgtttttgtttaatacaAAATGTATGGCATTGTGTTGGAATGAACCTCAATATTTTCATCTAATGACATTTATGTAATCAGTTGAAGAAGCAGCTAGCTCTACCTCAGAAACCTGTCTAAAGTCATCGCCTCTATCGTATTTCATTTAGAAGTCCTTGATTtcgtttaaaatgtttttttttagtcagaCCTGTTGGTTTCATCTCATCTACACTGGTGTTCCTGAAGAATAAACGGTTTTAAACCTGCTGACTTCTAAACAATCTGAAGGACGTAGATCACAGAGTGataaaaatgtgaatgtaaaaaaaaaaaaattggtaacTTTGTTTTTCCATGTGTTTGCTCTGGCCTACAAAGAGGTCACAGAGAAAGTCCTTATTTGATGCAATAGAAGAAAGATTTTTTCCACCACAAAAATGCTTTCACATAATGTTAAGATATGGTGTAAGTTTGCTGTAGCACAGACAAAATCGGCTGAAGATCCATCAGTAAATTTGTTTCTTGTGGGTTCCGGTGTTATTTTAAAGCACCACAGTTCTGGTGTCTTAATTTTTAAAGAATGTATGGTTTCCGCATGTAGTGCATCTGTTAGTATTCACAATACATCAACACCTTTTACAAGTTTTCTATATGGAGGAAAACCTGAAAATAATAGTCAAGGAGTGTAAATCAGAACTCTGGCAGAAACTGAATTCATCGAGCAAGTTATCCCAAATAATCCACTTTAggctttggggaaaaaaaacagaaagcgaagttaagtgtttaaatgtattattataaactgAACATGCTACAATACTGCAGATGAATCAGAGGCATCAAAGATGTCAGCCATACCAAAATAATCCAAAgatggatatttaaaaaaaaaaacaaaaaaacgcagCACTGATGCTTTGTACAAGAATACAAACAATATTAACTCAAATCCAAAAtggtaaaacatttaaaaatgtcataacACATGAGTGTTTCTTACAATTATAGACAATAAAATGGACCAGAACCCCAGGTGGTCAGTAAGGAAGGTCATGCTCCCATCATGAAGGCAGGGAGAAACCTGCACCTGAGAAGAGCCTAAGAGACCTGAGCACAAGTTTGTTAGAGAAATCagcttaaaacaaacaaacaaacaaacaaaacacacacccaaaaggACACAccagtgaaataaatcaagtcTTCTTCAAATAAGCACACAGTGAATTAGTcaagcaaaacacaaacacttggCACTCTGGGTGTTACAGCTCTAAACCCAGGGCAGGTCATTCAGTGTGTGGTTATGGGTTCATATCACACTTAAAACAAAACCTAAGCGCTCATAGCCATGATAACTACAATAAAATAGTACTGAAAAACTTTTTCTGGAGCAACGAGTTGTCTTTTAAAAGCACTTGAGAATTTCTGCACACACAGTCTCAGAAACAGACACCAAACTGTACCTTATGTTTTCTCAGCAGTAACATTTCTACTGAtacatcatctttttttttatacctttacAATATATGGTACTAAAACTTTTTGGTACATAGTCGGTGATTAAGGACCGCTGACGTAGCTACCTGTGAAGTGTTTCATCTAAaatcgtattattattataacaggtAAAAGTGACATGAAAGTGTATGAAAATGAGATTCAGGGCCTCGGTCATTACCGGGTAGCCCGTGCGTACACGGAGCTGTAGGTGCTGTCCACTAGCGGGCAGAAGCGCTTGGTGTGCGCGCGGCCCCCCGTCGCCCCGCACTGCGGACACACATAACGGCGCAGGTAAGGACACACTACTTGTCCGTGGTTCTTAAGGTTGTGCGATGTGAAAACGTCTTCAGACTCGCCGTTGTGTTTGCAGAAGCCGCAGAACTTCTCCGTAGCGCAAGGACCGACTCCCGGTGATGCTGCAGTTGGACTTGGACTTGAAGGTGGAGATCCTGTAGTCCCGGTGCGGCCGCATTCCTGTCGCCCCTTCTGCGTTTTCGGTTGCCCGGACATCTCAAACTCCGAGAAGAACTGGAACGCGCCATCGAGGCTACGGTGAGAAGTTAAATGAAGCTCCTGCTGAGGTTCTGGACCAGAGGTTTCCGAAAGGCGCGAGCTCCGCATGGCACGCACCGTGTCCGCGAGACCCATGTAATCACACCACGGCTGAAAGTGCCGCTGCTCTTCGGACTCCATGGAGCCGTGCGTGGGCCGACAGGATGTAGTGCAGCACAGACAACACCATAGCAAGTTTTCGACCTAGAAAGGGAGGCGGGgaataaagagaaaacaaacgAGAGTCCCCACTTAAGTAGACGAGGCCGGTGCGCGCACGCGTGTGGCGCGTGAACGGCGGGTGCCGCTGCATGGAGCAATCAGCAGGCACCTGCTCGTGACCCCGGGCTGAACTGTTCGAATCGGTTCACAAGGATCTTCCTAGCTCAATGAATGTATATCTGTAGCGTgtttaaatcattcatttggaTTAAGAAGCAGATTGCGCACTAAAATGTCTTAGCTCGACTactgcaaacaaacacatacacaaaatttcTCAGGCATGAAGATGTTAAATAGGCTGCTATATCAAAGTGAATATCGGAAGTTGCTTAAGAGTTCTGAACCACCATCTACACCCCAGATTCATAACCCCATAATTATGGTCCTGGAGAATCTTCTGCACATGTTTCCTGCTCCATCACGCCTGATTCGACTTAGCAGCTAATAACAGCTATTCCTGagcagaggcacacacacaacttataTCCACTCTGCAAAGTAGTATCATGGGACATAAAGAATGATGCAGAATAAAGTATAATACATCATCCTACAGCTAAAACATgaactacatcacacacagagcatagaatttaaatttctttatttatgttatttatgcaAACAGCatcaccccccccacacacacacgattaaaAGTTGTCCATGTTTTGTTTGTCCAGACTGAAGTCACCTCTCTGCGTCTCTTTCACCCAAGTCTCAGACAGATGACTGTCAAACTCcctgagagagagggacagaaagagagaccaCATTCAGTAAGAATAggaaatgcacaaaaaaatgttCGGAAAATAGAAGATTGGTAaaggtgtgtgcgcgtgcaggTAGTGACACACCTGCAGTAAAATGGGAGCTGAAGCATACAATAGAGCTCAGGGGTGTTGGGAGTCATTCCTGTATTCTGCCCTGACCAGGGCATGACCTCTGAGCCCTCAGAGGTTGGAGTGACACAGGGGGACAGAGACAGACGACCTGGAGCcatcattccacacacacacacacacacacacacacgtttgtttaCTAGAGTACGGCATGTTTGTGTGCAGTAAGCCAAGTCAAATttaaagcaaattaaataagtaaagagaaagattaaattaaatctaataggtgaatcagtttgtgtgtgtgtgtggtgcatacGCAGTTCACTGAGGGCTGTGCTCTCTCTCCTGTTAGAGTGTGAAGTCTTCATTACTGGAGATGTGCTGAGGAACTGCTGTTTCAGCAGAGAGGCCTTCTGCTGCTCAAACTCacatctctaacacacacacacacacacacacccctttataATTAATACTATACCTACAGCTAAACCTAACTGTCTAACACAATATTTGTAGATTTTATTAccgtaaaaataataatttaattctaCCACATTCACACTCCTGTGTCATAAGATCAAGATTCTTTTATTGCCACTATACTGAGTACAGCGACAAATTCCTTACAGTGCATTTCACTTATAAATTGTTGCAAGCTACAATTTACAAGagtcaccccccccccccatttccCACTGAATCAAACAAAGACCTGGCTGACGACCTCAACaccttctactgcaggtttgagaacATCTTCACACCTCCCATCCAACCCAGCACACTGACTGACATCATACCTCTGGTAACCCCATTAACAACTCCTCCCAGCAATCAAGTTGCACTCACGATTTGTGAAGGGGATGTGAATTAActctttcagagacagaagacaaggaaagccCCAGGCCCAGACGGGGTGTTCCCCTCCTGTCTTCAACGGatctctggagctgtgtgaagtcccctcgTGCTTTAAACTTTCTACAATCATTccggtccccaagaaaccctccatcactggactgaatgactacaggcctgtcgctctgacatctgttgtAATGAAGACCTTCAAGcagctggtattggcccacctaaagactgtcacagaacagatgctggagcccctacagtttgcctaccgtgCAAACAGGTCAGTGGATGAGGCAGTCAACATTtcactgcactacattctgcaacacctggactgcccacGGACATTcgcccggattctgtttgttgacttcagttCGGCTTTTCAAACTATAATTctggaaattctccactccaaactcctaaggctcactgtacccccttccatctgtcagtggatcaccagcttcctgacagatagtaaacaacaggtgagactgggaggtgtcacctccagcattcagacaatcagcactggcgcgccacagggatgtgtcctctccccactgttaTTCTCCCTATACACTAacgactgcacttcaagtgaccaaactgttaaactcctgaagtttgcagatgatactacgctcatcggtctcatccaagGTGGTGACGAGTCTGTATaccagcaggaggtgaagcggctggcgctgtggtgcagtcagaacagtctggagctaaaACACCttaaaactgtggagatgatagtggactttaggaaagacccctcaacactactccccctcacaatatctaacagcccggtgtcatctgtggaggccttcaaatTTCTgtgcactaccatttcccaagacctgaaatgggagtccaacataaactccatcatcaaaaaggcccagcagaggatgtactttctacgtcaattaaggaagtacggtcagccacaggagctgttgatgcagttctacactgcagtcattgaatctgtcctgttcacatccatcaccatctggtttggtgcagcaactaaacaggacaggaacagactgcaacgcacagttagaacagcagaaaatataattggtgcccccctgcccaccccccaggacttgtacgacacaagaaccagaaaccgggcagtaaaaatcaccactgacccttcacaccctggacacaacctctttcagcgcTACAGAACCTTGTTTACTAAAactaccagacacaggaacagtttctttccccagacaatcaccctgattaacacctcaccatcattatattcactgcttcttatcataagtaccacattatcaggactgtcagtcatcacatcatctgtatatattacacactactgctgctgtatattgtacaaaagcataatattgcacaatattttgttatttacaataactgatctgtcattctatattcatattttatatattttattaattgtatattcatattttatactcattctgtctatattgtatcccatcatctgctttgttttcttgtatagtttgtatagtataatattatttatgtctgtgcttttgagagtcacaaactgctagaaccaaattccttgtgtgtgtcaacacacttggacaataaatctgattctgacttaaataacaaacaaaacaacaacaacaacaacaactgcagTAAAGGAAAAACACAGATACAAATGAGGTCTGATTATAGGGGAACAAATGTCAGGAGGATTATACTACACAAATATTACAActtaaactatttaaaacatACAGACAATTTCCCCATCGCTCTCACCTCACGGCCCAATCGGATTGCGGCATCAGTGAAGGCCTGTCTCTCCTGCTGGAAGCTCCGCCTTTGTCTGTCAAACTCCACCCACTTGTCCTGAAGCCGCTCCCACTCCTCAAGATAGTAAGAGTCAACCAGTGGGTCTGGGAGAGGAACAGCCACACTCTCCTGATAGATAGAGAGTTAATGAAGAGAACAAGGACAAATCTGGTAGCCAGGACTTTATACATTTGGTGTATATCATGACGTGGAATGGAACAAAATTTGCGATTCTTTCAAATTTATACTTTCACAAGAACACCAACCATTTCGACTAGTTCATAATGTAAAAACATTGTTTGGAAATACATAAGCTGAGTGTAAACCAACAAATGATTAagagcaattaaaaaaatgatttttttcccttcaca encodes:
- the si:ch211-286b5.2 gene encoding uncharacterized protein si:ch211-286b5.2 isoform X1 — its product is MVKSSGETKEPQRVSCGLTAEMVNSTRETEPHLDKLEEHQPECEAVQYKEDTDKEVSLNAAEQEVVFGPVVIQGNACDELESANFHKIDTALIVVFPEVKQTNVTTTETEEHCTDIKNEPHDWNDLEGPIIKFLGDLEEVENETKTTSCPEPQTSQKDLSSPNTSQSLHVDRDDMQEKEETRINPKARDDHAEMFKDTMLEHIQETCFSSEIQLQATEEPESLEPPAKKRLRKRMGMCGLGDRKRKFPFDGQHCRQGLAGKQMEEQAFKGNEVVQHLYNTEFESDGNTPMYHERTSGTACKEEDAEVLKAKENNGAAVMDDDRTTRESEKENGYALRHNMSKCTALMNDKETQDESPKENTDVLKTGILEEIQGNIVMDDKGTAEQVNFFNKLNLLEEISTNTWMEQTLPSPTSGKNVQDELSASTAPNDHKMETATCEEEPNLPATEMTNSGQDMVFNMQHEVLSEKQNHLGDDKVDEDLYVIAAEVEVAQEVSSSSICARVEVSEGCTIVNKEVKMVPSGLEECEMDIKEKHPPDLAAIEKHDPNRPDLGLKPLFVDIMDTLQFASTYETHNAKTRGENEESTDHTGGDAEDAKDISEPLAPPAGQEIRMHCFLDQVTCDTSVTPTVAKQQVCNPTLTSAASELPQEADLSVPPFLYFMTVSQIHKIALSMELEDQLNPEDYDQQEDATELVRGLIRELSSLKYECRTVMVAHREMELLRRGKPPKAPNRRLCALPHTEK
- the si:ch211-286b5.2 gene encoding uncharacterized protein si:ch211-286b5.2 isoform X2 codes for the protein MVKSSGETKEPQRVSCGLTAEMVNSTRETEPHLDKLEEHQPECEAVQYKEDTDKEVSLNAAEQEVVFGPVVIQGNACDELESANFHKIDTALIVVFPEVKQTNVTTTETEEHCTDIKNEPHDWNDLEGPIIKFLGDLEEVENETKTTSCPEPQTSQKDLSSPNTSQSLHVDRDDMQEKEETRINPKARDDHAEMFKDTMLEHIQETCFSSEIQLQATEEPESLEPPAKKRLRKRMGMCGLGDRKRKFPFDGQHCRQGLAGKQMEEQAFKGNEVVQHLYNTEFESDGNTPMYHERTSGTACKEEDAEVLKAKENNGAAVMDDDRTTRESEKENGYALRHNMSKCTALMNDKETQDESPKENTDVLKTGILEEIQGNIVMDDKGTAEQVNFFNKLNLLEEISTNTWMEQTLPSPTSGKNVQDELSASTAPNDHKMETATCEEEPNLPATEMTNSGQDMVFNMQHEVLSEKQNHLGDDKVDEDLYVIAAEVEVAQEVSSSSICARVEVSEGCTIVNKEVKMVPSGLEECEMDIKEKHPPDLAAIEKHDPNRPDLGLKPLFVDIMDTLQFASTYETHNAKTRGENEESTDHTGGDAEDAKDISEPLAPPAGQEIRMHCFLDQVTCDTSVTPTVAKQQVCNPTLTSAASELPQEADLSVPPFLYFMTVSQIHKIALSMELEDQLNPEDYDQQEDATELVRGLIRELSSLNRTVMVAHREMELLRRGKPPKAPNRRLCALPHTEK
- the nanos3 gene encoding LOW QUALITY PROTEIN: nanos homolog 3 (The sequence of the model RefSeq protein was modified relative to this genomic sequence to represent the inferred CDS: deleted 1 base in 1 codon); the encoded protein is MVLSVLHYILSAHHGSMESEEQRHFQPWCDYMGLADTVRAMRSSRLSETSGPEPQQELHLTSHRSLDGAFQFFSEFEMSGQPKTQKGRQECGRTGTTGSPPSSPSPTAASPGVGPCATEKFCGFCKHNGESEDVFTSHNLKNHGQVVCPYLRRYVCPQCGATGGRAHTKRFCPLVDSTYSSVYARATRSLRLFSGAGFSLPS